CGCGTGTGCAGCGGAATTCGAGATTTGGCTTCATTCTTCTTCAGGAATGTGAACAAACAGTATCACCAGAAAGCATGACAACCTGCCACATACGTTCTGTCGCTGTAGGACTAATGAATGGTATCATTGCTGGTCGTAGCGACAGAGGTCAAAAAACTGCCACATTACTTATGAAGGGTAAGGGGTCCGGACGCACTGTTTCCCACCACTCTCAGGGAAAACTAACCAAACAAGTCTGAACACGTAGCATTGGAAAAGATCACTTCCGCAGGTGGATCTGTACATGCTACGTGCAACAACCACGGGGCACAAGTTCTGCCCCAACCACAGCACGGTTCTGCGTATCTGGGAGCGCGTCGACCTTCAGGCAAATATTCAAGGCCGCATTTTTCTGCATACCTCATACCTGATGCCGACAACCCCGCATGTATCTCTATCTCCTAGTCCACGCCATCTCTGGGTCTATAGAAGGTCCCCTGAAAGTACAACCTGCCCTCAGTAGTTGTTGTAATGTCCTAAGCAACCTTTACAGCATATTCAAGATCATATTTCGATGAGACAGTGATTTTTCAATAGCCTTCCTATCAGCCAGCAGATCTGACAAACGCTCAACAGTGCTACGCACCGAACAGAGTCCACGAGCAGCGCTTTGCGGCTCACCCAGTGCATCTTTGAAGAGAGTGACAATTTTCTTTCCCTCTGGAAAGTTGGCAGTTACCATTCACTACATGAACTGTGGGTGGTGGCTTTTCTAGAAGTTGAAATATGCGGGTGAAAGAAATGCAGATAAGTGTCGTTCCTCCACCAAAAGCCAGTCCGTATCAACGGCGTTTCTCCCAGCTGGCCTCACGGGAAAGATTTATGATCCACTCTTCAGTTCCAGCAAGCGCGTGCTTGTACAAAAACACCTCCTGCGTTCGGTGAGCATTTGCCGGGGTGCGAGGGTTTTCCCACGAATACCCCGGGTTTGCGTGACGGTTCAAGAAACACCAATGTGTGACCAAAAAGTCCCGAATGAGTTCGGTTAGGCAGCAGAACAATGAAAAAGCCACAGTCTGCAGTGAAAGGTCCACGCGAATTTAGAGAGGGAAAAAAATCGTCCAGCCAAAAGCCGTGCATCGTAAATCCTTCGAAAAGGCAAGAGCTGCGACGAAATCGGCAGAATCCGTGACCTACAGACGATATTAGTCAAGAGGCTGCACAATGCGCGCCTTATAACTACATTGTAGAACTAATGAAAGGTCCCCGCACTAATGCGACATGCCAGTAACTTCCTTCAACTCGCAGTGGCCTTGTTGTGGTTTTCGTTGAACCGTGAGCGATCCATTTTACTGATCTTCATCAACTTCCAAAAAGGCGTATAGATAGTCCAGCCGGGTAATGACCTTGCTGAGAGTCTCTTCCAAGATATTTTGGCGTTCCTCAATATCGCTCAGGCGACCATTAAGCCTTCTCCGGAAAACTGTAAACAGCAGGTAAGAAAAAGGCAGCTGAGAGTACTGTAGCAGAAGACCTAGTGGCGTCAAGCTGTTAGACTGCGTGTGTGACACCAGCCGAAGTGATCACCGGAAAAAGCGTAGAACGCCAGTAGGTCTTCTGCTacagaaaacaaaagcaATAGAGGTTGGAATGTAACGAAATAACGGTAGCCACGAAATTACCGTGTTGCCCCTATTTTCTTTGTTCCAGCCGTTACCACGGAACCCCCGCACGGTCCCCTCAACCGTGTTCAACGGAGCTAGGTGTTTTCACTGGGAGCACTACAAGAGGAAAATTCCTATTCCCTGAAAGAGCCTGCGTTTATCTGAAACTTCCGATAACGCCACGTATACAGAACAAAAATACAGAACAGACGCCAACGAACGTAGAAATCGGCATTCAAATGAGCCTTCACTCACCCTCATCCATGCCGGATTTAGGAGACTCCAACAGACTGTCTTGAGATGAAATGGACTGTTTCAATGCAGCGATTCTCCGGCGCACAGTGTTGGCTCGAGTAAGAGACTGTGCGATTGGATCACCGAATAATCGCGGATGGTTGTCGGCACGCAGAACATCGGTGCTGTCCGAGGCCAAGGAAAACGTTCGGTCTAACTGCAAAAGTGGAGACAAATTGCCCACATGAAGATATTTGGTGTACCGCCATGCGAACAGGACCGCAGTGGGACTGCCAGAAATAGCGAAGCTCAAACTGGGGTACTCCTGCGGCAAAATGGCAATGCATCAAACCTTGCAGGACGCCGCCACAATAGAGGAACATCTGTAACGTCAAGATCGTTtaaaacgaagaaaagcatGGGACTCGAAAGCCACACAGACACGCTCCTATCCACTCGGGCACCACGCTCAACCCCCTAGCAACTAGAGTTTTGGTTTCTGCGTTTGGCAACAAATCGAATTTTCACGCACCGCGTTTGCTGCTTGAAGTAGCGAGTCGAGTTTCTGGAGGCCATATCTCTTTGGTTGTTCCATCTCCAAATGCAGGTCAGTAGCCAGCTCCTGAAAAAAGTGAACAAAGCCGCCGACCAGAAGCGTGAATCCTAAACTCTAAACGATACCTTACACCGCATCAAGGTCTTGAAAACCATCTCGTTTACTTGAAATCATAAGATTGTTACACTCGCGCTTCCGTTTTCCGGTTTACcgtgtctcgcttctcttttcacGTTTACTCATAAGGAAGACAACATTTAGAAGTAAGGGCCTTCATGACTCGTTACCTTGGCGGGGCGCATGATGGCATCGAGACTCGGATTTGTGAACATGAGCGCATCCTTATAGTACCACTTGCCATTCGCCTCCCCAATGGCAAAGTACACAAGTCCTGAGGTGCTGGGAGCACCTGGAGGCGGCCGGAGACCCGCGAGGACGATGTCTTTCACAGTCGGTCCCACGAAACCACCGCTAATTTGGATGCGGCCTCCTTCCAGTTCTGCAGGAAAAAAGGGAGCAAAGGTGACGGCCTCTGGCATTTGGAGAGAAAATACTCTGTCAGCGTCTGTTCAACGTCTACCTAGAGAAGTAGCAGCAGGATGGGAATCTTTTAGGCTGGGGCACAACCTCCTTTCCCCAGTACCATTTTGGGGGCCTTGGCTACATGGGGAATACTCAGCATATGCTGTGGCACTGAGACGATCCGTCGTACTCTACTTTGTCTTGTCTGAGTGACCACTGGGCACCACCACGCGCGCGGGCAAACATGGTTCAACACATCCATCTCCTGACTGACTTTGAGTCCCAAATTGCTGGCGTATCAACATTAAGTCATTCACAGCTTGAATCTCCGCTGATGGTCCTAGATATCGAAACTGCCAACAAACCTCTGCATTGGATGGTGAAGCTTCGTTCACTGCATTATATGCTCGAAATCGCGTTCAGGTACGATATGCAATGGAATTACAAACTGGTTGATCCTTAGGCGAGGCTTTTTCAGCATCTCAAAAGCCTCTGTACGATAGAAAAACTCAGTCAGTAAGAAATTTGAACACGTTAGTCTACGATGAACCAGTGGATATGTGACGTGCTTTGGAACAGTTCTAATCCTGTAACTACTACACTTTTGGAAATAGTCAAACCGAACATTGTCACTCTACGACCTAATTTGGGAGACCCTTGACTGAACGAACTGTTCAGTCGATTATAAGGACCTAAGACCGATATACTACAGTTCTGCAATGCAGGGCAGCCTACTGTTCAGATCGTGAAAATGTCGTCTGTTACCCGGATCCAACTTCTGCTGCGTTTTTCATGACCCCCATGATTTCTGCAGTATGTATAGTGGCATCCAACAGGAAACGCTACGCAACCCAAATCGGAATGCATCATTTTGATTATCGTTTGACCAACTGCATAATTGTCGACAGGTAGTCACAAGCGTATACAGTCGTACTCTTTACGCTCAGCGGTTGGTGGTACAAGGAGAAACAACTGATACACACACTTCAGCCATTCAGTATTTACCTCAGTTCGTGAGTCAGCAGATATTTCGAGTGTGTCCGCCCGAGAGTTTCCAAACCAAACAGCATGCGCTTTGTTACCTACCAAGAAGTGCGAACCGAAGATGTCAGATCGCTCTAAAGTAGGAGCCACGTCAAATGTTCTCATGAAATCCTGCAGTGCATGTGTATTGGTTTCCTCATACAGTCCGCAAACGTACCAGGTATAGAAAGGCCAAGCGTGTACACAGCAGCAGCCAGGACGATAATGGAGCACTCTTCTGGAACGCGCGTCAAATCCATCGCCAGAGAATTTGTAGAGACGTTTAACGAGAAAGCCCCGTTCGCCCCTTCCGTGTTTCGGTAAAACACGCAGTCGAGATACTTGCATTCCTTGTCATACAACAAAGCGAACAAATCTGCGCGAAATGGACACACGAAAAAACAAATGTTTCCTCACCCGTCTGGTCTCCTTCAGACCCTGCGCCTTGGTCTGAAGGGACACGCCGTGGCTGACACACTTTGTCAAGACCCCCCGCACACGATCTTTCGAATGGTGTTCTCTGTCACTTACCACGCTACGAAGGACAAACGAATTTGGATCGGCATGAGCGAAGTCGGAAGAAAGTCACAGTATTCAAAAAACACTTAGACCCCTGGTACCACTGATTCAGATGCCATCCCCAAGTGAGTTTCTAACGATGTGCGATCATGGTAAGTAACCTGTTGTCGAAGGAAACTTGCAGTTTTCCTCGAGGAACCTTTTCGTGTTACAGTGCTACGCAAATCTTGAACCAATCCCACATAAACTCAATCGGAAATACGCTGCTGCGTACCCACCTGGACGACCGCACTCAGTAAAGTTCAAGAGTAGAAAACGTGCTACTGGTCTtgcagaagtggagaaaaactCTTACCGAGTTCGACGCCGGCGGGGTACGCGTCCTCATCGTAGAAGAGTTGAACCCGCATTTGCTTCATTGCCTCCGGTACCTTCCCTGATAAATTCGACCTCACAGAATCAAGAATGGAACTGCAGTCCAAGACTATTTCAGAATAAAAGGTCACTTGAACACGAATCACGGTTTCGTTCGCACGCTGAGTTGTATCTTTTGCCAACAACAAAGGGGTCACGAACGTACAGCCGCAGGCGTATgctggaaaaaacgaaacaggtGGAATTTACCCTTGAGTCAACATTCCACCCGTAAGGAAGTGGTCCCTCCTCCAGGATGATCTTGGAGGCCAGTCACTTTGAAGATTCATCTCGAAGTGCCGCGATATTTTGTCGAAAACGAtgaaagacagaaggagaccACTAAAGTGGATATCATGATGCTGCTACAGCTTGTCTACAGATGTTGTTTTTTCGAATTTCAGACAAGACACCTGTACGCACGGATGTTGATACGATGTGCAAGCCACGATGTTTGCCACTGTAGAACTGGATCCGTTGCAAATATATAAACTTTTCATGTCCAAGACAGGCGCCGAAGAAAGTAACATAAGTAGGGGTCAACAGAAC
This portion of the Toxoplasma gondii ME49 chromosome III, whole genome shotgun sequence genome encodes:
- a CDS encoding hypothetical protein (encoded by transcript TGME49_254870), translated to MRRSVLRSKACEFGAVQDLGSAPDVRDFPPKILKQSHFSPTFFQLQILLRSCCRSNMSTAGLLRLGTSGYGTYVGNGDDEQPTTTAGDAGVNRKGSAVHRGSFYGRLGTKTAEAESEASISKSDTGKVPEAMKQMRVQLFYDEDAYPAGVELDLFALLYDKECKYLDCVFYRNTEGANGAFSLNVSTNSLAMDLTRVPEECSIIVLAAAVYTLGLSIPELEGGRIQISGGFVGPTVKDIVLAGLRPPPGAPSTSGLVYFAIGEANGKWYYKDALMFTNPSLDAIMRPAKELATDLHLEMEQPKRYGLQKLDSLLQAANALDRTFSLASDSTDVLRADNHPRLFGDPIAQSLTRANTVRRRIAALKQSISSQDSLLESPKSGMDEVFRRRLNGRLSDIEERQNILEETLSKVITRLDYLYAFLEVDEDQ